A DNA window from Bos mutus isolate GX-2022 chromosome 11, NWIPB_WYAK_1.1, whole genome shotgun sequence contains the following coding sequences:
- the LOC102267901 gene encoding LIM homeobox transcription factor 1-beta has protein sequence MPEGHGDGALEGFRQQPPGVEGLFAAKCSGCMEKIAPTEFVMRALECVYHLGCFCCCVCERQLRKGDEFVLKEGQLLCKGDYEKEKDLLSSVSPDESDSVKSEDEDGDMKPAKGQGSQSKGSGDDGKDPRRPKRPRTILTTQQRRAFKASFEVSSKPCRKVRETLAAETGLSVRVVQVWFQNQRAKMKKLARRHQQQQEQQNSQRLGQEVLSSRMEGMMASYTPLAPPQQQIVAMEQSPYGSSDPFQQGLTPPQMPGDHMNPYGNDSIFHDIDSDTSLTSLSDCFLGSSDVGSLQARVGNPIDRLYSMQSSYFAS, from the exons ATGCCAGAGGGCCATGGTGATGGTGCCCTGGAGGGCTTCAGGCAGCAGCCTCCGGGAGTAGAGGG GCTCTTTGCGGCCAAGTGCAGCGGCTGCATGGAGAAGATCGCCCCCACTGAGTTCGTGATGCGGGCGCTGGAGTGCGTGTACCACCTGGGCTGTTTCTGCTGCTGCGTGTGTGAACGGCAGCTACGCAAGGGCGACGAGTTTGTGCTCAAGGAGGGCCAGCTGCTGTGCAAGGGTGACTACGAGAAGGAGAAGGATCTGCTCAGCTCCGTGAGCCCCGACGAATCCGACTCCG TGAAGAGCGAGGATGAGGATGGGGACATGAAGCCGGCCAAGGGACAGGGCAGCCAGAGCAAGGGCAGTGGGGACGACGGGAAGGACCCGCGGAGGCCTAAGCGGCCCCGGACCATCCTCACGACGCAGCAGCGCAGAGCCTTCAAGGCCTCCTTCGAGGTCTCCTCCAAGCCCTGCCGGAAG GTCCGAGAGACGCTGGCGGCGGAGACGGGCCTCAGCGTGCGTGTGGTCCAGGTCTGGTTTCAGAACCAAAGAGCAAAG ATGAAGAAGTTGGCACGGCGGCATCAGCAGCAACAGGAGCAGCAGAACTCCCAGCGGCTGGGCCAAG AGGTCCTGTCCAGTCGCATGGAGGGCATGATGGCCTCCTACACGCCGCTGGCCCCGCCACAGCAGCAGATCGTGGCCATGGAGCAGAGTCCCTACGGCAGCAGCGACCCCTTCCAGCAGGGCCTCACGCCACCCCAAATGCCAGGTGACCACATGAACCCCTATG gCAACGACTCCATCTTCCACGACATCGACAGCGATACCTCCTTAACCAGCCTCAGCGACTGCTTCCTCGGCTCCTCGGACGTGGGCTCCCTGCAGGCCCGCGTGGGGAACCCCATCGACAGGCTCTACTCCATGCAGAGTTCCTACTTTGCTTCCTGA